The genome window TTGACTTCCATGCTTCCCCATTGCCTTCTCAAGAGCTTTATGAAAATCGTTGAAAGGTAGTAGCTCCATCCTGAATCAAAATGCACAATTAGTGgatcataaataaaattttatgaattttaaattttaggggTAAGTAATTGAGATATGatttagaaaatttcttaattttagtgTAAGATTTGAATTTAAGCTATTAGGTTCGATAAGTAACTGAGTTgtgatttatttattgttttaaaattttaatgtaagatttgaatttaaatagCTTTCTACCTCTGTCACAACAATAAAATGCACGACGATACATTAAAATTTCTATTATATGCAAAAATAAAGTGCAAGACGATACattaaattttctattatatgCAAAGTTCGaaaaggaatccaaaatcatGCAGAGGGAATTACTACGACAATCTCACCTACCCTCGacccaaaatcaacaaaaaaaaaaaaaggacaaaaatcaACACAATAGTCAATAtcttactatccttaataatattaatttttgttgaaaataataaaccTCGATTGGTTAGCATAAAAAATCTAAATATGAAGATCTAAGTAAGTCAATATACATAATGTTTTATTGTTTAAATTTGTCCAACCTTGTGCTTTTTTTTATAAACATCTACTTACTTATTAAAGACATAAATGAaggtataataataataaaaaaagctCTTCTCATAAATGTTAAGAAAcgtgtaaaataaaaatatgacaattaAAATTGATCGAAAGAAGTATtatttatagttttctttttgcaCTTTAATCAAATACTTAATAACTTAAATCATAAGAATactaatttaaattcatattGATTTCCTTAAAATATATTAACGAATATTTCGCTAATTGAAATAATAAGGGAAGACTTATAAAAAAACAGTAATAAATGACTTCTTATGTTTCTAAAAATTCTGATACTTGAAATAGATTTAGGTACTTTTTTCATCAAATgagcaaaaaatatattttgtggaGTCCTTTTAGTTTTGCATTAGtcatataatacataaatatgtgtctacaaatagacacttaaatttatataaaattaaataagtagACGCATATATTCTATGTGACATCTTATATAAGTAATTTGTGTTACGTGTATTATGTCACATAGGatgtatatatctacttattcAACGTTATACTAATTTAAATGTCTACTTTCTGTATATTCAAAATTATAGATCATAAATGTAATCTGAACTCAAGTTAAATGAATGTGCTTGCATTATTTGCTTCATCTCCCAACAAACATTTCCGTACCCTTTATTTAATTCTCCATATTTGCTTCCATCTCCCAACAGACTTTTCCATACCCTTTATTTTGATTTTCCAAAAAGGGCATTGTCATACgctagggtgtgtttggtatgatggaaaatatttttcagaaaatgtttttCGGTTTTTTCTTGTTTGGTTTCAACAaaagtttaggaaaatatttttcaagacaaCTTATTTTTCACCATTTGATGGAAAATGACTTACCTCATGGGCCAAGAGAAGTCATTTTTCGAAAAATGATAAATGTGACTTATGACCTCATCCTCACCCCTCttcccaccccaacaacacttatatttacatgactcaaaaaatttacatttctaaaaaatttacattactcgaaaatatttttcactgtgctttgcttcaattttttactgtttgaaataaaaaataatgaagcccgaattttttctattttcaattcgttgaatatattgttattttcatatgtataGAAGAAGACTTACTTATGTTACTTTTGTTAattacatatttcattttgttatcgatgtaacttgtttcacgggGTTGAATAAATTTGTCGttctgttatatttctattaattgtagtatcttgagattgtcctaacaaaatgttgaaaaatgtctcctatatttattaattaatagttgcttaaatttagtgattgtaatattttagtactcgatattgatattatttgttatgcttaaattagttcttacaaattgttgagttgctagagacaCTGATATACTAATTAATAGATAGTagcattttctaaaaaatattttttcacttatcaatcgaacactagaaaatatttttctaaaaaatatcctctactcaccaaccaaacatcataaaatattttttgaaaaatacttttcatttaccaaccaaacataaaaaaataagtaaaaaatcaatttatttttgatgaaaacattttccaaaaaaaCATTTTCTATGGAAAAtatttccatcataccaaacatacCCAATTTGATTCTACAAAAAAGGCCTTGTCATACCCTTTATTTAATTCTCCAAAAATGGCATTGTTTCAAATATCCCATCTGAATATGACAGCTTTTAACGTTTTCCTTTTTGATACGTGTTCCAGCCAATTTAGGCTTGctcaattaattttatgaaaattagtTATGCGTCTAATCTACTGATAATAAATTTCAGATAATTCtgtttattaaaattaaaataaatatttaaaaagtatctaatatattatttttttttttatctatattgagatttgaatataaaattttatggTTGGCATCATGGACGGAGCCATCTTAGATGCAGAAAATTATGAGATATATAAAAGttaaatactttttttctttaaattggggGTAGGGAAATGGGAATGCGGGAGAGAATTATAATGTGGGGGAATCGAAGAGGAGAGAATTATAATATGGGAAATCGAACCCTCACCAATAAAGTAAAAGTTCATgtaattaatcaattaatctactaagatttttttataaaagttaaaTATTAACTGTGCATTTAATTTTGCATATCATTaacatactttaaaaaaaaaaaaaaaagaattatacaCCCATCGTCCAATTTTTAGCAAAGAACTTATCCACCTACCATAACATGTCAAAAAATGATTTTCACCTACCAAAACCCCTTCAGCCTTccttagtttagtttactttttttcaactattttagTACAGTATAAAGTCTACTTTTATAGCTTCACTGTCCAAACCGTCCTTTTATACGCATATGATAAAGCAAGAAATATTGCACTTAGATAGGCTGTCGCAATTTTATGATATAACTTGATTCAATATAAAATTTACGAAATAAGTCATATGTGTTTGTGTGACTTAAATCTTCTCATTAAGCGTAGAATTGATATTTTAAAGTCAAATTATTACAAAACAGAAATATATCAATCTTTTCGGTACtgactaataaaaaaaaaatttgtgtcatataaattgggtGGGAGTAACATCATCAGTTTAAAAATAAAGTGATCGAGATAAGTTAGGATAAAAAATAGGTCATAGCtttgttcaaattttatttagttttaatccATTTGTTGTTGCTATAATATTTAAGTAGCtaataaaagttatttttttgttcattataattatacataacatattagataaaaaaatattttggcaaGATTTTTCATGAGTTAACTTAAGATGTGTATATCGACGGAATATTTTGATGGACGGAATTCGACGATTCAATAAATTAACTAGTCCAGACTTGAACAAATTACGTTTTCATATGCTAATTTTATCACCGGAGTAAAGTAATAAAGAGAGAACATACTCATATTTCAATTTCCCAGCACGAACAAGGTCCAAGAGATAATCAATCCATTCCCTGTATTTAGTTTGGTCTAATTTCCACTCTTGCAGCCAGAATCCTTTCAATGTAATATCCTGCAACAAAATTTTCCAATAATAaatttgactctttttctctATCCAattaagtgtatatatataaaaatacaagtaattagtgagaaaaaaaaattataagtagcACTAATAGTGTTTGTTTTTGCAAAATaaagagagttttttttttttttttttcaaaaggtaTAGgagcatttttcttttaaaacataGCAAAATATGCTGTATTCGTGCAGATATAGTATCAGATTATAACAGTATGTGTGACCAATTGTGTATGTACATATTTTCAAAGTAGAAGttgcatatatgtgtatgtatatggACATCAACTATATGTGTGGTCAATTCGATCCAACGTATGTATTTTCAAATTATATGTGCAGAGACTGTCCAAGCTGTATTCAAAAGTGTATAAGTGTATGTTATATGTATGGCGGTCTTTGTGAAACAACGTCGATTTCCAATGGTCAAATGAAACACTGATGAACTGGTGAGGTTGGGTTGGACAGCGAAGACTAAGGTTTTTGGATACACAAGTATACATATAAGTGTATATATGCTATAAAATTGCATAATCTCATTGCgttttgtaattttaaaagtaCCACTATAAAAAGTATATAACAAAGTATAATTAGCTACATCACgtaatttttctataattaaaatgATGGTTCAATAGTCCCAATTCATTCATCATTTTAAACTAACCTTGAATATGAAATTTGAAGTTGATACAGTAACAGGTTCTCTTGACATCCCTCCATATGTAACCATAGTACCACCTTGCCTGAAACCAACATGCAATTATTAATAATGATAAAGTTAATTATAATCACTTATCACTAATTGTAATTGAAgattaaattaagaataataattaTTGTCTCACTTCAAGAATTTGATGACCAAAGTAGCACCATTGCCACCAACACAATTCAACCCCAAAATAGGTTGAGGTGTATCCCCctacaacataaaaaaaaataaaaaaaaatagaagttataAGTAATTGCATATAGTCATTGAGTTTTATCCCGTAGGAAACAATCTCCCTACCTCATAgtggtaaggtttgcgtacactctatctTCTCCAGCCCTCATTTGTGAAATTTCAATggatataattttatataatacaACGATAAAATAGTTGACCTCATTTGTGAAATTTCAATGGATATAATTTTATACAATATAACGATAAAATAGTTGTGTGCCCGGCATACATTCTACCATCCCAAAACCCCACTTTATATGATTAGACTAAATATGTTAATGTTGTACGCAACCAATATAACATTAAATCGATATATTATCGTTATAGTGGAGTGActtgtaaagaatggatcttgggcctaactcaacctcaaaagctagctcatgaggggaggatagCCCAAGTTTATATAACGAGACCAATTACCCATCTCTTTTCCGATGTGGGATGCGTAACATGACTTGATTGTCATATGGATAAAGTTAAATTACTTCAATGTGacaatattttttattacattactTCAatgtgacaaaaaaaaaaatatgtttcacTATCATAGCAATATGAAAGTTCAGTTACtttaatttaacaaaaaatatattttttaattataatttactaTTATAGCGAATAAAATTCAATGAACATACCAGGAGAGCTTTGATATGTTTTACTGCATCCAACTCACTTTCAGTAAACACTTTATCAGCACCAAGTTTAATGAGCTTTTCTTTAACTTCATCAGATCCTGGATTATCTCTTATgatatttatgctatgaattCCACGAACTCGAGCTAGCTGAATAACACATTGCCCCACCATGCTTGTAGCTCCATTTTGCACTATTGAgtctcctatatatatatatttgaggaATTAAACACACAAATTTGAGTTAAAATATATAATGGGAATTAAAGCAAGAAAGCACATCGTTTAGTAGCCGGTTATGAGAAATATTATTTATGTACTAGATCCTACATAAGTAATATCATGTTTGGTTGCTGGTTAagattatatataaaattaatgcGGTGTTTGATTTGTAATTTAGTGACCTGCACAAGTAATACATGTACAAGTCATGAGGgagtatacatatataattttatgtaCGATAGGAGATGGAATAAATGCACATGAATAAGTAATACGTAGATAGATAATTAAACTTTGCATAAATAATACAGTATATTACAAATACCGGCATAACTCTAATCAAATGCGAAACAATGTGAGCAATAAGTAAAtttccaagaaaagaaaaagaaaataactgaCCTGGTTTCGAAGTGACAAACTCATTGAGCATTCTCAAGGCACTGACTGGATTAACAGAAACAGTGGAAGCATATTCAATTGGGGTGCCTTTATCAATTTTGTGCCAAAAactttctttttctaccatataGGTTTGCCATGCCCCTGAACAAAATATAATTAAGTTACAATGTTATTATTCTTATCAGGAGAGACAAATATTGTTGAGAAAAAGATGGTTTTTTTCGATTGAAATGAATATTCAATTTATGTAATATGAgaaagatttttcattttttagccGAAAAGATATGTGGTCatgaaaaaagaattaattaagaCCCGTAATACAGAAGCGTAACCTTCGCTTAATACTAGATTTAGAGAATTGAAACATAATATCCGAAATTGCATTAATCGTGGAGATACGACCGGAGAAATTGTTCTATTTACAAACTTCACCTTCAAAAgcatagattttttaaaaaaatttattttatattggtATTCTATCCGTGCTTAGTTGAGGAAGAGTTATGAGacatagaacaaaaaaaatacgCCGATCAAGCATATTATGCGTAGTGATTCCTCCAttcacataaatatttaaaattattaatattttgttaAGTAAGAATTATATTCTTTTGTATTGTTTGTATATAAAAGTTACTGTTACACGCTAATATAGCATAGACGGGACGCACTTAGTAGTTCTAATTAGAGTTAGACAAGAACAATAATAACATTAAACTTCAATCCTAAATAAGTCGATATAGGATATACGAAATTTCAATCACGTTAttataatatttctattttttattttttattcgatATCCAATATACCTTATGACAAAAAAACAACATAGAAGCAATATTTACCAGGAATATATGGTGCACGAATAACCAAATCACCAAGGGAAAAATCCTTAACTGCAGAACCCACGGAATGTATCACTCCCACCCCCTCCCCTCCACCCACTGCTGGTAGTGGTGGTCCATTTGGATATGCTCCTgttattcatcaaaatttaagaaaaaaacataaaatacatacaaaCAATGAATTAAATTAAGTTATATGTACGTACACCATAAAAATTATTTCCACATTCAAGTCATTTGAAAACAATAATAACATTCTCAGTTAAATTTTATGTCAAGTGAGATTTGAAGAGGATAAAATATATGCAGATCTTATCTCTATTCGCGAAGTTAGAGATCGTTTTAGAAAGACCCTCGCCCAAATATAACAAACCAAGGTAGATATGATAGGGAATAAAATGATAGTGAAGAAAACAATAGCAATAGCATAGTGTGATAACTGAAACATAGTAAACACATATGATAAAAGAAACCAAAAGCAATACACTACAAGAATAAGGTTATTAGTAGTATAGAGACAACACTCCACTACTTAATAGTTTTTTATCTTAATCTGCAACCTCCACACCCTCCTAGTAGTCAGTCTTTGTTCTTGAAAAGATTATAATAAACAATACACTACAAGAATAAGGCTATTTGTTGGACAGAGATCAACACTCCAGTACTAGTAGTTTTCTATCTTAATCTGGGACCTCGATATGCTTCTAGTAGTCGGTGTTTGctcttgaaaaaattataatagatAATACTATACATAATAATGAGCTAGTTATGGGGTTCAGCCTCATCCTCCATGATGCATGAAATACAAGTCTACAATTATTGCATgcccatatttttaatttgtcaAGTTTACATTTATTGGTTAGGAAAAGCCAAGAAGAGATATTAGTAGGTTTTGATTTTGAATGACTTTGGACGTCACTAATGACATCGACATGGACATTTTTCGCCCATAAAAGGAGCTCATCAGCTCATTGGTCCATCACACCAAATAGAGAGCAAAAATGATATAGAAAGAACAGTGAAATATTTCACAGATTGTGATAAAAATAGTCTGTGAAGAAAAATTAGAGTGAGAGATATTTTAGTAATTGAAAGTCAAAAAAGgattatttcttttgagtgtgtagTAGTCACTTTGACTATTATACTTGCGATTACATTATGTAAAATTTCCTACTATAGTAATATCAGTTATTCCTCTTGGTCaatgatttttttcatatttaaaaggtttttcacttaaaattcttggtgtcattatttttttattttatttttattattttactacaaatatttttattgttatcCTACATTTTTTCAACAATCTAGTATTAGAGCACATGATTTGCAGTATCTGTATTTTGGATGAAACGATAAAAGTCAACACAAGTAGAATGGTTACTTTGAATGACGTTAATTACACTATTtggaaggaaaaaataaaagatctgTTCTATGTCAAGAATTTTCATCAACCGATCTTTGACACTATAAAACCTGAAAATAAAATCGATGAAGAAGTGGAACCTATTGCATAGAAAAGTTTGCAATTTTATAAATTAGACAGTGGATTGACGATAATATGTTGAACCATAATTCTGGGGAGACACATGTTCGTTATTTATGGGATCATCTTGAAAGCTTGTATGCtcggaagtttgaaaataatagaAAGttcttgataaaataaatattggggTTTAAATACCACAATGATTCTCTGGTGGCAAATCACATGAATAGCTTTTACAGATCATGAACCAGTTATTTGCTATGGGCATTAAGTTTGAATAAGAAATTTAAGGCTTGCTAATACTTAATTTCCTCTAGACTCTTGGAAACATTTAGAATTTCATTGTCAAATTCTTCTATCAATGACATAATATCTATGGATTTTGTCAAAAGCGACATTCTTATTAAAGAGATAAGATGAAAGTCTCACAATTCTTCTCTATCGGATGTTCTGGTAACTGGCCCTAGGGGAGAAGCAAGAATCGTGGTTGTTAAAATAGAAAACAGTATAAAAGTAAATCTAGAGGCAAATTTAAATACATTAAGTGTTATCATTATGGTTTAAAAGGACGTATACAGAAGTTTTATCAAAAGTTTAAGAAGGAGAACAAAgacaaggagaaaaagaaagaagataacaATAAAAATTGCATAACCACAGTCACCATCAAAGATCTTGTTACCGTCCTTGATGCGAATCTAATAAAAATTGCTTATGATGAATCAAGCTGGATTGTGGATTCTGGTGTCATATCTCACGTGACATCAAGGAAGGATTTTTTCTCATCTTATACTTCAAGTGACTTTAAAATCTTAAGTATGTGCAATGATACTTTATCTAAGGTGGCTGGTATTGATACAATTTGTTTGAAAACTAGTATTAGATCtaaactatttttaaataatataaaaaaaatattcgtTTGTACTTGATTTCTATTGGGGTACTGATGATGCGGGATATGTTAGAAACAAATACGCATTGGAATCCATTTTTGATCAGAAGTGATGTAAAAGCCAAGTTTTTTCTCAACTTCGGTACATGAAGGACGTTgttgagtgtcaacactttgcctggtGTCATCTTCAAGCAAATTTTTCCATTTCTTCAACCTTTGTTGTTGCGTAATTAGTCATATAAATCTTCTCATCTTAAGCCGGAGCATACGAAACAAACAACTCCTTGTTGGAACAGATATGTCGGGTTGCACCAAAATCAATTCACCATTCTCTAGGATTacccaccaagttgtattctAAAAGCATGACACATGAATCATCCACTTTATTTTTAGATTCAACCATGTtggcttgatccttcttcttgcctttcttagggacCCAACAATCTACGAACTTATGGCCAACCTTTCCATAATAAAAGCAATtccctttgaatttcttctttgaaGAATTGCTTTGTTGTCCAGATGATTTCTTTCGTTTCTTTGAGTTGTTAGGGTCATCCTCCACAATGTTAGCTCCACTGATTGCAGAATTTTCTTTTGACCTCTGCTCAACTGCTTTGTTATCTTTTTTAATGCATTACCTCTCAATGAGGTCTTCCACTTACATCTCCTTCcttttatgctttaagtagtttttaaaATACTTTCACAAAGGTGGCAATTTTTCTATTATAACCACTATTTGGAAATTTTCATTCATAATCAAACCTACAACAAAGGTCATGTGATTATCAAGAACACATTTAACATGTTCAAAGAAGGTATTTACTATATCCATACCTTCTaataggagatcatggatgattacttacAATTCTTGCACTTGAGAGACGGCAGTTTTACTGTCAATCATCTTAAAATCAAGAAACTTTGCAACAAATAAGTTTTTAGTTCCTCCATCCTCAGTTATATACCTTCATTCCAAAGCATTCCACAACTCTTTCGAGTTATTCATACTGTTGTATATATTGTACAGGTCATCTTAGAGGCCACTCAATATAAAATTCTTGCACTAGAGTCTGAGTATTTCTATGCCTCCATTACAACAAATCGCTCCTTGTCTGGTGTCTTTTCAGACAATTCTAGAGCATTTTGAGAGATGAACCTTTAAAGATTTAGAGTCATCAAATAGAACATTTTTTGCTGCCAACGTTTAAATCTACACTCGAAAACTTTTTGAGtttctccgcaggtgccatttCAAGAGCAACACTTGTACGACTTATCATAGCAATAATTTTTATTGTTGCACTTTCCATTCCATCATTTGCATGACTTTTAGCATTCATTTTGTTGTCaccaaaagaaaaccaacttAGTATGCCAGAATACTAATTATAAAGTTTTAGAAACTTTAAACACCAACTTGTTTCTAGTTGAACGataaagtttttatgttttttcaatcATCAATCGAATGAACTCTAACTGGTGATGAAGTtcttatatcttcaaatcactattaagttcaaacagagtagagaGTAATAAGTTTTAATCTCCAGAAATTAAATAGTACAGATTAGTAtaaattctttaatattattattttgcgGGTATAAAATCTATATGTTTTCAATACAAATTTCAACACCAAGTTCAAGAACAATCTTTCAAGAACTTCAATGAAGTTCAACactttaaaacacaagttcaaatgactattaaaatgaaatatcaaagtgaagtgtttatcaactttttaagaaataaagatgaagcaGAATTTTAGAACCAAGTTCACCGACTTCACtgtgtgtccttaagaaatttattttcctcaagtactcgaggttatgaaatcttttctcccaggataaaatggttcaCTTTTTGaaagtagtggtacctcaaactttcagaAACTTCGAATGAGTTCAACGATTTGAAGATCACATGAGAGttttagaagaaaaagaagattgttttcaactcaaaaatcatacCTATACCTGAggaaaagttcaggtatttatagtcatTGAGtgtcttttcaaaaagaaaataatagttCATGAAAAGATACTTTTCTGAAAAGGTAGCAGCTACCTGCGCCCGGCTCGTACTGGACCTGTGGCCGCAGGTCGCATTTAGTTTATTCCATTGACTTCTGTGCTGGACCTACGCCAGACAGAGCCAGCCTATGCCAGGTATGCACCCATGCTGAGCGCACAAGTCAcacctttttcaaaatagtttatcTTTTCCTCGAAGGGTTGCGTCTCTTCGAGGTGCGTTGCGTATGCACTAGCATTGCATTCGAAATGCGTCcgcaaatagagaaaaatattttcattagatttttttggattaatctttcatttgtttttaagtttcaaataaattttgtccaaaaaattaaTCATTTGACGtatccaaattcaaattcaaatacgaTGCCAAAGTAGAGCCGAGCAAGTGATGCCGCCGCCGCCGCGAGGCATCTCTTTCTGATTGCCTCACTATTCACTTGGAAGAGTTTTTCTCAATAAAAATACAAGAAAGTTCCTTtctcctaccaatgtgggagaacttgactttcttaagTGAAACTCCACTTTTCCTCAAATTTGTtctcttcatttttcattcacacatcAACTTAAAACTCAACTAAAATTACTGTTAGATTTCAAAAGTGCTAATTAGAAAAATGTGAGCATTGCTtagctaaaaaataaaatagagtttCTTTCAAGTCTCATCCTCCTTCAAGGAAGATAGAGTTGCTTGAGCTAGTGCATTCAAATTTATGCAATCCAATAAATACAAGGACTTtgggtggtgcactttactttgtcaCTTTTTGTGATGATTGCACAAGAAAACTTTGGGTCTATGTTTTAAACACTAAAGACCAAGTGTTGGGTGTCTTTAAGCAGTTTCAAGCTTCCATTAAAAGAAAAATGGGGAAGAAGCTGAAGTGTATTCgtactaaaaatgatgttaaatatTGTGGAATCTCTAGTGAATACTGCAAGCAATAAGGTATCAAACACCAGAAGACTCCTCCTAAGTCTTCTCAGCTAAATAGTTTGGCAGAGAGAATGAATGGGACCTAGATGGAAAGAATCAGATATTTGCTTTTTGAAGCAAAATTGCCAAACTTCTTTTGGGGTAAGGCTTTATTGACCACTGCACATGTTATTAATTAGTCTCCTGCTATTTTTTTGCAAAGTGATATTCcaaatagag of Capsicum annuum cultivar UCD-10X-F1 unplaced genomic scaffold, UCD10Xv1.1 ctg3001, whole genome shotgun sequence contains these proteins:
- the LOC107846861 gene encoding enoyl-[acyl-carrier-protein] reductase, mitochondrial-like, giving the protein MLSQKSHLPAATMSPPSMAAVYNIYGPVDTVIRLTEIPPMEISENDVCVKMLAAPINPADMNRIEGAYPNGPPLPAVGGGEGVGVIHSVGSAVKDFSLGDLVIRAPYIPGAWQTYMVEKESFWHKIDKGTPIEYASTVSVNPVSALRMLNEFVTSKPGDSIVQNGATSMVGQCVIQLARVRGIHSINIIRDNPGSDEVKEKLIKLGADKVFTESELDAVKHIKALLGDTPQPILGLNCVGGNGATLVIKFLKQGGTMVTYGGMSREPVTVSTSNFIFKDITLKGFWLQEWKLDQTKYREWIDYLLDLVRAGKLKYEMELLPFNDFHKALEKAMGKHGSQKKQVLIF